The Alkalibacter saccharofermentans DSM 14828 genome has a window encoding:
- a CDS encoding D-2-hydroxyacid dehydrogenase: protein MKIVVLDGYTLNPGDLSWNDFLKLGELIVYDRTSRDEISNHIGDAEIVLTNKTSIDKDLFKNNKNIKYVGVLATGYNVVDIAAAKDAGAVVSNIPDYGTHAVAQFTFALLLELCHRVQLHSDAVKSGQWSSSTDFCFFNNPLTELSGKTMGIVGFGRIGRQTARIAKALGMKIAVHSRSMPQTNEFDELEWCGDIHQLARESDVISLHCPLTEETRGIIDEPVLDIMKETSFLINTARGPLVDEKALYQALKDKKIAGAGLDVLSKEPPREDSPLFSLDNVLITPHIAWAAKESRERLMKIAYENLKSFLEGKPVNLV from the coding sequence ATGAAAATAGTAGTACTTGACGGATATACATTAAATCCAGGGGATTTATCTTGGAATGATTTTTTAAAACTAGGTGAACTTATTGTCTATGACAGAACTTCCAGAGATGAAATCTCCAATCACATAGGCGATGCTGAAATAGTTCTTACAAACAAGACGTCCATCGATAAAGACTTGTTTAAAAACAACAAAAATATAAAATACGTCGGAGTATTGGCTACAGGCTATAACGTTGTAGATATAGCTGCAGCCAAAGACGCAGGTGCGGTGGTTTCAAACATACCGGATTACGGCACCCACGCGGTAGCCCAGTTTACATTTGCACTTCTGCTGGAGCTATGCCACCGCGTGCAGCTGCACAGCGATGCGGTAAAGTCCGGACAATGGTCCAGTAGCACGGATTTTTGCTTCTTCAATAATCCTTTGACAGAGCTTTCAGGAAAAACCATGGGTATCGTAGGCTTTGGAAGGATAGGCCGGCAGACGGCTAGAATTGCAAAGGCTTTGGGTATGAAAATCGCCGTTCACAGCAGAAGCATGCCTCAAACCAACGAGTTTGATGAGCTTGAGTGGTGTGGAGACATTCATCAGCTTGCCAGAGAATCTGACGTCATAAGCCTTCATTGTCCATTGACTGAAGAGACAAGGGGTATCATAGACGAGCCTGTGCTTGATATCATGAAAGAAACCTCTTTTCTGATAAATACAGCCAGAGGTCCTTTAGTTGATGAGAAAGCTCTTTACCAGGCACTTAAGGATAAAAAAATCGCCGGAGCAGGACTAGACGTATTAAGCAAAGAGCCTCCTAGGGAAGACAGTCCTTTGTTCAGTCTCGATAATGTATTGATCACTCCCCATATAGCTTGGGCTGCAAAGGAATCCAGGGAGAGGCTGATGAAGATTGCAT